The following are encoded in a window of Roseimaritima ulvae genomic DNA:
- the scpB gene encoding SMC-Scp complex subunit ScpB produces the protein MYRFNRLSIHRGALATGRGAAAAQPWAAAANANRLPRPYAVYRAAPPPVAPPVEDAQTRRQKVEAVLLLAKGPLTLRKIAQLAGLEDATEARTLVRQWNELSDQWGRAMRIESIAGGYQLLTRPQYAPWLRRLGHIPAPIRLSSPAMETLAIVAYRQPVMRASVEAIRGVACGELLRQLMERDLVRISGRSEELGRPFLYSTSKRFLQIFGLHSVDALPNIRFDMLPNTLSDSRTDPSDSSEESDVSIALAPAPLETEDQLTATVGNPTVDPQLAADASPEAIIEDEEDEWDDDDDDDDWDDDDDDWADNEDDDDDDLEDDDDDLDDEDDLDDDEDDDWEEVGDDDEDDLDDEDDLDDDLDDDDDLDEDDDWD, from the coding sequence GTGTATCGATTCAACAGATTAAGCATCCACCGCGGTGCGCTAGCGACCGGCCGTGGCGCCGCGGCGGCCCAGCCCTGGGCGGCGGCCGCCAACGCGAACCGCTTGCCACGGCCTTATGCTGTGTACCGAGCCGCTCCGCCGCCGGTCGCCCCGCCGGTCGAAGACGCTCAAACCCGGCGGCAGAAAGTGGAAGCCGTATTGTTGCTTGCAAAGGGCCCGCTGACGCTTCGTAAAATCGCCCAGTTGGCCGGATTGGAAGACGCCACCGAGGCTCGCACACTGGTCCGCCAATGGAATGAGTTGAGCGATCAATGGGGCCGAGCGATGCGGATCGAATCGATCGCCGGCGGGTATCAATTATTAACACGGCCGCAATACGCCCCCTGGTTGAGGCGGTTGGGGCACATCCCGGCACCGATCCGGCTGTCTTCGCCGGCCATGGAGACGCTGGCCATCGTGGCCTATCGTCAACCGGTGATGCGAGCCAGTGTAGAAGCGATTCGCGGCGTGGCCTGCGGCGAATTGTTGCGGCAGTTGATGGAACGCGACTTGGTGCGGATCAGCGGCCGCAGTGAAGAATTGGGCCGACCGTTCCTTTATTCCACTTCCAAGCGATTTCTCCAGATATTTGGTTTACATAGTGTAGACGCGCTGCCGAACATCCGTTTTGATATGCTGCCGAATACGTTATCCGACAGTCGCACAGATCCCAGCGATTCTTCAGAGGAGTCCGACGTGAGCATCGCTCTGGCACCCGCCCCGCTTGAAACCGAAGATCAACTCACCGCCACGGTTGGCAATCCGACGGTTGATCCCCAATTGGCCGCCGATGCATCCCCCGAGGCGATCATCGAAGATGAGGAGGATGAATGGGACGACGACGATGACGACGACGACTGGGACGACGACGATGACGACTGGGCGGACAACGAAGATGATGACGACGACGACCTGGAAGATGACGACGACGATCTAGACGACGAAGATGATCTAGACGACGACGAAGACGATGACTGGGAAGAGGTCGGCGACGATGACGAGGACGACCTGGATGACGAAGATGATCTAGACGACGACTTGGACGACGACGACGATCTGGATGAAGACGACGACTGGGACTGA
- the ccsA gene encoding cytochrome c biogenesis protein CcsA has product MIEFLSGISVTCFVTSYLIVLVLELTRPWRELPLRRVGMLGFMLVGLVLHLVYLILRAQPSGGEAGLLATWYDWSLLLSWGLAACYLFFLIRRPEATVGYFLLPPVLALVLLAMLVRGFAPFSREEATGIWRNVHAMAMLVGAVAVLLGFLAGVMFLIQSWRLKHKRLGRQRFRLPTLEGLQRLNRKCLYFSTTALGLGLLAGIVMNLNRWGQVGWTERGVIFSGVLLLWLLAATMFEVFYKPARRGRKVSYLTLASFGFLVLAMAAVLTSPHGRQDDSPSQPASLRPAEPSAAVEAQS; this is encoded by the coding sequence ATGATAGAATTTTTGTCCGGCATTTCGGTTACCTGTTTCGTCACCAGCTACCTGATCGTGCTGGTGCTGGAGTTGACGCGGCCCTGGCGGGAGCTGCCGTTGCGGCGGGTCGGCATGCTCGGATTTATGCTGGTCGGTCTGGTCCTGCACCTGGTGTACCTGATCCTGCGGGCTCAACCCTCCGGCGGTGAGGCCGGGTTGTTGGCCACTTGGTACGACTGGTCGCTGCTGCTGTCCTGGGGGCTGGCGGCCTGCTATCTGTTTTTCTTGATCCGGCGGCCCGAAGCGACGGTGGGCTATTTCCTGCTACCTCCGGTGTTGGCCTTGGTGCTGTTGGCCATGTTGGTGCGCGGGTTCGCTCCGTTTTCACGTGAGGAAGCCACGGGGATTTGGCGTAACGTACACGCCATGGCGATGTTGGTGGGCGCGGTCGCCGTGCTGTTGGGTTTCTTAGCCGGCGTGATGTTTCTGATTCAGTCCTGGCGGCTGAAACACAAACGGCTCGGCCGCCAACGGTTTCGCTTACCCACCCTGGAAGGCCTGCAACGGCTGAACCGCAAATGTTTGTACTTCAGCACGACCGCTCTGGGCTTGGGACTGTTGGCCGGGATCGTGATGAACCTGAACCGTTGGGGGCAGGTTGGCTGGACCGAACGCGGCGTGATCTTTTCCGGCGTTTTGCTGCTGTGGTTACTGGCCGCGACGATGTTTGAAGTGTTTTACAAACCGGCTCGTCGAGGCCGCAAAGTGTCTTATTTGACCTTGGCCAGTTTCGGCTTTTTAGTGCTGGCCATGGCCGCCGTGTTGACCTCGCCGCATGGCCGCCAAGACGACTCGCCTTCGCAGCCCGCCTCGTTGCGACCCGCCGAACCCTCGGCGGCCGTGGAGGCGCAATCGTGA
- a CDS encoding SAM-dependent methyltransferase has translation MDTVSDCIYDYPKYYDLVFGADCAAELDFIEACAEHFASGTVKRMFEPACGTGRLLYQLARRGYAVGGIDLNPKAVEFCNARLERRGFDDRAQVADMSDFKQRRKWDVAFNTINSFRHLSSEAAAHAHFESMGRAIRKGGLYLLGIHLSPTSIPPSETESWSARRGHLSINTHLWTLDRDRRRRVERFGIRFDVRSPTKQFRIVDELVLRSYTAPQMKRLLARSGCWEIAETYDFAYDIETPIEVDGSCEDVVYVLRRV, from the coding sequence ATGGACACCGTAAGTGATTGTATCTACGACTACCCCAAGTACTACGACTTGGTGTTCGGTGCCGACTGCGCGGCCGAGCTGGACTTTATCGAAGCCTGTGCGGAGCACTTTGCCAGCGGCACGGTGAAGCGGATGTTTGAACCGGCCTGCGGCACCGGGCGGCTGCTGTATCAGTTGGCTCGCCGCGGTTATGCGGTGGGCGGCATCGATTTAAATCCCAAGGCGGTGGAGTTCTGCAACGCGCGGCTGGAGCGTCGCGGGTTTGACGATCGCGCCCAGGTGGCCGACATGTCGGACTTCAAGCAGCGACGCAAATGGGACGTGGCCTTTAATACGATCAACAGTTTTCGGCATCTGTCCAGCGAGGCGGCCGCGCACGCTCATTTTGAAAGTATGGGGCGAGCGATTCGCAAGGGCGGCTTGTATCTGCTGGGCATCCATTTGTCGCCCACCTCGATCCCGCCCAGCGAGACCGAGTCCTGGTCCGCCCGCCGCGGGCATCTGTCGATCAATACCCATCTGTGGACGCTCGACCGCGACCGCCGCCGTCGCGTGGAACGGTTTGGGATTCGGTTCGATGTGCGGTCGCCCACCAAGCAGTTTCGGATCGTCGACGAACTGGTGCTGCGGTCCTATACCGCGCCGCAGATGAAACGTCTGCTGGCCCGCAGCGGCTGCTGGGAAATCGCGGAAACCTACGATTTTGCCTACGACATCGAGACTCCGATCGAGGTCGACGGCAGCTGTGAGGACGTGGTCTACGTGCTGCGGCGAGTCTGA
- the hemA gene encoding glutamyl-tRNA reductase gives MKLKMIGCNHRQAAVEFREQLSFTAEQAREALAAFRNRFPAAEVVLLSTCNRIELYTGAADGPIPDDQDVAGFLAHQRSLPADGLLDHLVHLDGPEAIEHLFTVAASLDSMVIGEAQIISQVKQAYELACDSGSTGPLTHAAFQAANHVAKRVDRETSIHRRRVSVPSVAVGEVVPEFFDTLSDKSIVLIGAGEMGEETLRYLIDAGAKRIHVVNRSLDRAQEIVGRLAGTAHPWSDLDALLTKADLVVSTTGATDTLIGYDNFLKIHEARYERLLLILDLAVPRDFEHSIGDLAGVYLYSVDDLQSACDHNQQQRQREWPKAKSIIEEETRKFVAEIHHRATGPVIRRLREQAEQLKQEELKRLMGRLQHKEEESAAMQREIQQSFDRLVNKLLHPPLASLKDDAAAGHRGGLLVALRELFKLHDHE, from the coding sequence GTGAAATTAAAAATGATCGGCTGCAACCATCGTCAAGCGGCGGTGGAGTTTCGCGAGCAATTGTCGTTTACCGCCGAACAAGCCCGCGAGGCGCTGGCCGCTTTCCGCAACCGCTTCCCCGCGGCCGAAGTGGTGTTGCTGAGCACCTGCAATCGCATTGAGCTGTACACCGGCGCAGCCGATGGACCGATCCCCGACGACCAGGATGTGGCCGGTTTCCTGGCCCACCAACGCAGTCTACCGGCCGACGGACTGTTGGATCACCTGGTGCACCTGGACGGTCCCGAAGCGATCGAGCACCTGTTTACGGTGGCGGCCAGCTTGGACAGCATGGTGATCGGCGAAGCCCAGATCATCTCGCAGGTCAAACAAGCCTATGAACTGGCCTGCGACTCCGGCTCGACCGGGCCTCTGACCCACGCCGCCTTCCAAGCCGCCAATCACGTGGCCAAACGCGTCGATCGCGAAACCTCGATCCACCGCCGCCGCGTCAGCGTGCCCAGCGTGGCGGTGGGAGAAGTCGTTCCCGAGTTCTTCGACACGCTCAGCGATAAATCGATCGTGCTGATCGGAGCCGGCGAGATGGGCGAAGAAACGCTGCGGTACCTGATCGACGCCGGCGCCAAACGCATCCACGTGGTCAATCGCAGCCTCGACCGAGCCCAAGAAATCGTCGGCCGCTTGGCCGGCACCGCCCACCCCTGGTCGGACCTCGATGCGTTGCTGACCAAGGCCGACCTGGTCGTCAGCACCACCGGCGCGACCGACACGCTGATCGGCTACGACAATTTTCTAAAAATCCACGAGGCCCGCTACGAACGGCTGCTGCTGATCCTGGACTTGGCCGTGCCCCGCGACTTTGAACATTCCATCGGCGACTTGGCTGGCGTGTACCTGTATTCGGTGGACGACCTGCAATCGGCCTGCGACCACAATCAACAGCAACGGCAGCGGGAATGGCCCAAGGCCAAAAGCATCATCGAAGAGGAAACGCGGAAGTTTGTTGCCGAAATCCATCACCGGGCGACTGGGCCGGTGATCCGCCGACTGCGCGAGCAAGCCGAGCAGTTGAAGCAAGAAGAACTCAAACGACTAATGGGTCGACTCCAGCATAAAGAAGAAGAGTCGGCGGCGATGCAACGCGAAATCCAGCAGTCATTTGATCGGTTGGTCAACAAACTCTTACACCCGCCGCTGGCGTCGTTGAAAGATGACGCCGCCGCCGGCCACCGCGGCGGGCTGCTGGTCGCCCTCCGCGAACTGTTCAAGCTGCACGACCACGAGTGA
- a CDS encoding DinB family protein, with protein sequence MNTHLPTAEEALLLCRTAAGQIEFARNYTLELLQHTPQELWYQTPEGAPSCVAWQVGHLAVSQYGLLMFRQRGRQPEDLDLIPGRFRKAFGRGSTPPIVPTEAGEAQDAPASTAALPTSDELLQRLADVHTAAMAEIAAISDGQALLEEVDMPYAVYPIKLGAILFCPLHEHIHCGQIGLLRRMLGLPPIR encoded by the coding sequence ATGAACACCCACCTCCCGACCGCTGAAGAAGCGCTGTTGTTGTGCCGCACCGCCGCCGGCCAGATCGAATTCGCTCGCAACTACACCCTGGAATTGCTGCAGCACACCCCGCAGGAACTCTGGTACCAAACGCCCGAGGGGGCCCCCAGCTGTGTCGCTTGGCAGGTCGGACATCTGGCCGTCAGCCAATACGGACTGCTGATGTTCCGCCAACGCGGCCGCCAACCGGAGGATTTGGATCTGATCCCGGGCCGGTTTCGCAAAGCCTTTGGTCGCGGTTCCACCCCGCCCATCGTGCCCACCGAGGCGGGTGAGGCCCAGGACGCTCCGGCCTCTACCGCCGCGCTGCCCACGTCCGACGAATTGCTGCAGCGTCTGGCCGACGTGCACACCGCCGCGATGGCCGAGATCGCCGCCATCAGCGACGGCCAAGCGTTGCTCGAGGAGGTCGACATGCCTTATGCCGTCTATCCGATCAAACTCGGGGCGATCCTGTTCTGCCCGCTTCACGAACACATCCACTGCGGCCAGATCGGGCTGCTGCGACGGATGTTAGGTCTGCCCCCCATCCGCTAA